A genomic stretch from Arachis stenosperma cultivar V10309 chromosome 3, arast.V10309.gnm1.PFL2, whole genome shotgun sequence includes:
- the LOC130965769 gene encoding uncharacterized protein LOC130965769, with protein MRGICLIGDKSLGALYDTGASHSFISFDKVEELGLKVSELRFDLYVHTPHQTVMTRSGCRQVGFKLEGRDFVHDLIYLPMVGLEMILGFDWLSKNRALLDYFERTTRFMPEGENGAVVATGYYLNSVMVQYSGEECQGYILLATNAMGDAQNLEQIPVVRDFP; from the coding sequence ATGAGAGGTATATGTCTAATTGGTGATAAGTCCTTAGGTGCATTATATGATACTGGAGCTTCGCATTCGTTTATTTCGTTTGATAAAGTTGAGGAATTAGGATTGAAAGTGTCAGAGTTACGTTTTGATCTGTATGTACATACTCCGCATCAGACAGTTATGACTAGGTCAGGTTGTAGACAAGTAGGTTTCAAGCTTGAGGGTAGAGACTTTGTGCATGATTTGATCTATTTACCAATGGTGGGGCTAGAAATGATTTTGGGGTTTGATTGGTTGTCAAAGAATCGGGCTTTGTTGGATTATTTTGAACGGACAACTCGGTTTATGCCGGAAGGAGAGAATGGAGCAGTAGTAGCTACGGGATATTACCTGAACTCTGTAATGGTGCAATATAGTGGGGAGGAGTGTCAGGGTTACATTCTGTTGGCTACTAATGCGATGGGTGATGCCCAGAACTTAGAGCAGATACCGGTGGTTAGAGATTTTCCATAA